The genome window TGTCCTGCCGGACCAAAATTTAATGGAATTGGAGCCTGCTCGCCTTCTTTTATTTCACCATGAGCTAATTCAAAACGATGAACATTTTCACCAATTGCCTTAAGCAGTCTTTTAGCATGCTGTGGTGTTAAAACAATTCTTGATTTAACTTTAGCTTTAGGAACTCCTGGCATTATACAAACAAAATCTAATACAAATTCCGATGAAGAATGGTTAATTATTGCCAAATTTGAATAAATTCCTTCAGCTATTTTTTCATCCAATTCAATATTAATCTGTTCTTGCTGTTGGTTAGGATTGCTCATAAAATTTAAATTTTTCAACACTCTCTCCCTGCATTCACAGAGAGAGAACATTGATGAAAGAATTAATAAATATACTCTTCTTTATTTGCCATCATATCATTATAGTCTTCTCTAGATCCTACAATTGCATTATCATATTCTCTCATACCAGTACCGGCAGGGATTCTATGTCCAACAATTACATTCTCTTTCAATCCTTCTAATAAATCCACTTTACCTGCAACAGCAGCTTCGTTTAACACTTTTGTTGTTTCTTGGAAAGAAGCAGCAGAAATAAATGATTTAGTCTGAAGAGAAGCTCTAGTAATACCTTGTAAAACCGGTGTTGCAGTAGCCGTAATTACGTCACGTGCAGCAACAAGATTTTTGTCAGTACGTTTCAATAATGAATTTTCATCACGCAGCTGACGCGGTGTTATAATCTGACCTGGTTTTAAAACACTTGAATCTCCAGCATCTTCAACCACTTTCATACCATATAATTTATCATTTTCAACGATAAAATCTTTAGTATGAATTAATTGATCTTCTAAGAACAAAGTATCTCCTGGATCTTCAACTCTAACTTTACGCATCATTTGACGTATTACTACTTCAAAGTGCTTATCGTTGATTTTTACCCCTTGAAGACGGTATACCTCCTGAATTTCATTTACCAAATACTGCTGAACAGCAGATGGCCCTTGAATTCTCAAGATATCATCCGGTGTAATAGCACCATCAGACAATGGAGATCCTGCTCTTACGAAGTCATTTTCCTGAACTAAAATCTGGCTTGATAATTTAACCAAATATTTTCTAACGTCACCAAATTTAGACTCAATAACGATTTCACGGTTACCTCTTTTA of Flavobacterium marginilacus contains these proteins:
- a CDS encoding DUF3467 domain-containing protein, which codes for MSNPNQQQEQINIELDEKIAEGIYSNLAIINHSSSEFVLDFVCIMPGVPKAKVKSRIVLTPQHAKRLLKAIGENVHRFELAHGEIKEGEQAPIPLNFGPAGQA